A genomic segment from Roseibium algicola encodes:
- a CDS encoding OmpA family protein translates to MSGNYVVDHRDGVITLARLQYFDVSQANLKEDHKNWLRRNVVPLLKGNGSISIVGLSSRSGKAAFNKALSMKRANAVKTFLEECLLSCFPFDLVDGLGESLAEEMGQEDGVEDGQFRAVMIYVHSLPTPPNPKVIKTPKKMKPKPKAASTLWVGIGESHSGDLVAVGRYNWNGRLYRASADDNGYVDYVDLMADGWKIGGGLGGSVGGIVIVAHGVKTPSEFNKKGEWSDWDLDLAIAGKLGDVLKGIKGIGKIVNTMEKYEELSHAAIELTKNKGFVKKGLYTIPMLGVGAGLHVWTGRKYGDVSVISVGRTLMR, encoded by the coding sequence ATGTCAGGAAATTATGTTGTTGATCATCGTGACGGTGTCATCACGCTCGCGCGCCTGCAATATTTCGACGTCAGCCAGGCGAACCTCAAGGAAGATCACAAGAACTGGCTTCGCAGAAACGTCGTTCCGCTGCTGAAAGGCAACGGCAGTATCAGTATCGTCGGACTTTCCAGCCGCAGCGGCAAGGCAGCTTTCAACAAGGCCCTGTCGATGAAGCGGGCTAATGCCGTGAAGACGTTCCTGGAAGAATGCCTACTGTCCTGCTTTCCGTTCGATCTGGTCGACGGACTTGGCGAATCCCTGGCTGAAGAAATGGGTCAGGAAGACGGCGTTGAAGATGGACAGTTCCGTGCCGTGATGATTTACGTGCATTCTCTGCCGACGCCACCCAATCCGAAGGTCATCAAAACCCCGAAAAAGATGAAGCCCAAGCCAAAGGCGGCTTCCACCTTGTGGGTCGGCATCGGTGAAAGCCATTCAGGCGACCTTGTTGCTGTCGGGCGGTACAACTGGAATGGACGCCTTTACCGGGCCAGCGCCGATGACAACGGCTATGTCGACTACGTTGACCTTATGGCAGACGGCTGGAAAATCGGCGGCGGCCTGGGGGGTAGTGTCGGTGGCATCGTCATCGTGGCGCATGGTGTCAAGACGCCCAGCGAGTTCAACAAGAAGGGCGAATGGTCTGATTGGGACCTCGACCTGGCGATTGCCGGAAAGCTGGGGGACGTCCTCAAAGGCATCAAGGGCATCGGCAAGATCGTCAATACGATGGAGAAATACGAGGAACTGAGCCATGCCGCGATCGAACTCACCAAGAACAAGGGGTTCGTCAAGAAAGGTCTCTACACAATTCCGATGCTTGGCGTCGGTGCAGGCCTCCACGTTTGGACCGGGCGCAAATACGGCGACGTCTCGGTGATCTCGGTCGGCAGGACACTGATGCGCTAG
- a CDS encoding alpha-E domain-containing protein: MLGRTASSLFWMSRYHERAQNVSRLLEVACRGAIISHSGQEDGTHWTFALACSGCETGYKQKYEELNGRNVAAHMIFSKENTSSVRSCLELARNNARAVRTGITAELWEAINTTWIEFTDVNPQSITQEKLPDFLAWVNQRAHLFRGALLNTILRDDGYFFSQMGNFVERSDNTARILDTYYWTLLPDSDIIDDGSLEHYQWSAILRALSGRRSYRFAYPNARLKAFNIAEFLILRTEMPRSLAHCYDWMADTAEDLAQFYGSREPSLDMAADMAKDLAEKQMHEIYQQGLHDFLSDFINKNNLFAHQLCEDYNFA, translated from the coding sequence ATGCTCGGAAGAACCGCCTCTTCGCTGTTTTGGATGTCGCGCTACCATGAGCGTGCCCAGAATGTTTCCCGTCTCCTTGAGGTCGCCTGTCGTGGCGCCATCATCTCCCATTCGGGTCAGGAGGACGGAACCCACTGGACCTTCGCCCTCGCCTGCTCGGGGTGCGAGACCGGGTACAAGCAGAAATACGAGGAACTGAACGGCCGCAACGTGGCGGCCCACATGATCTTTTCCAAGGAAAACACCTCAAGCGTCCGCAGCTGCCTGGAACTTGCCAGGAACAACGCCCGTGCCGTTCGAACAGGCATCACGGCTGAACTCTGGGAAGCCATCAACACCACATGGATCGAGTTTACCGACGTGAACCCGCAATCCATCACCCAGGAAAAACTGCCGGACTTTCTTGCCTGGGTTAATCAGCGTGCGCACCTGTTCCGGGGCGCGCTGCTGAACACGATCCTGCGCGACGACGGCTATTTCTTCAGCCAGATGGGCAATTTCGTGGAACGGTCGGACAACACGGCCCGCATCCTCGACACGTACTACTGGACCCTGCTGCCGGACAGCGACATCATCGATGACGGCTCTCTGGAGCACTATCAGTGGTCCGCGATCCTGCGTGCCCTGTCCGGGCGGAGAAGCTACCGGTTTGCGTATCCGAATGCCCGACTGAAAGCGTTCAACATTGCCGAGTTTCTGATCCTCAGAACGGAAATGCCCCGGTCCCTTGCCCATTGCTACGACTGGATGGCCGATACCGCGGAAGACCTGGCCCAGTTCTATGGTTCGCGCGAACCAAGCCTGGACATGGCAGCGGACATGGCAAAAGACCTGGCTGAAAAGCAGATGCACGAAATCTATCAGCAGGGACTGCATGATTTCCTCTCGGATTTCATCAACAAAAACAATCTTTTCGCCCATCAGCTTTGCGAAGACTACAATTTCGCCTGA
- a CDS encoding HAD family hydrolase gives MTTSTILFDLDGTLTDPFEGITRSIGYAVEKMGGQAPDVEELRWCIGPPLWDSFKVLLGSEDKAVLDQAVAFYRERYTVTGLFENSLIEGIPELLTTLRKDGFLLHVCTSKPHSYAGRIVEHFGLMDFFGKVYGAELDGTRSAKAELIAHILSEENIQASETVMVGDRKHDLVGANANAVAGIGVLWGYGSREELAAENPVLIADRPQDIAAYFATH, from the coding sequence ATGACGACTTCGACCATTCTGTTCGATCTGGACGGAACCCTGACTGACCCCTTTGAAGGCATCACCCGTTCAATCGGGTATGCGGTTGAAAAGATGGGTGGGCAGGCACCTGATGTGGAAGAGCTGCGCTGGTGCATCGGGCCGCCGCTCTGGGACAGCTTCAAGGTTCTTCTGGGATCGGAAGACAAGGCTGTGCTGGATCAGGCCGTAGCCTTTTACCGCGAGCGCTACACGGTAACGGGACTGTTCGAGAATTCGCTGATCGAGGGTATTCCCGAACTGCTGACAACACTCAGGAAAGACGGGTTTCTTCTTCACGTCTGTACCTCAAAACCCCACAGTTACGCAGGTCGGATCGTTGAGCATTTCGGCCTGATGGACTTTTTCGGAAAGGTCTACGGTGCGGAGTTGGACGGCACGCGGTCCGCGAAGGCCGAGCTGATCGCGCATATCCTGAGCGAGGAAAACATCCAGGCGTCGGAGACGGTCATGGTTGGTGATCGCAAGCATGACCTTGTTGGGGCAAACGCCAACGCAGTGGCAGGCATTGGCGTTTTGTGGGGCTACGGTAGCCGTGAAGAATTGGCCGCCGAAAATCCGGTATTGATAGCAGATAGGCCTCAAGACATAGCCGCGTATTTCGCGACCCACTAA
- a CDS encoding circularly permuted type 2 ATP-grasp protein, giving the protein MADERTFFNEMLDEANKPRQPYARLAKWLEDKPANFLTKKGRDAETIFRRLGITFAVYGAEEATERLIPFDPIPRIISAPEWRRLSAGIDQRVRALNAFLHDIYHRQEILRAGRIPAELVLQNEAFLPEMAGFTPARKVYAHIIGTDLVRVSENEFYVLEDNTRTPSGVSYMMENRETMMRLFPELFQSHRVAAVEQYPENLLQTLESVAPDPSKSSQTIVVLTPGIYNSAYFEHAFLADSMGVELVEGRDLFVDAGHVYMRTTREPKQVDVIYRRIDDAFLDPLTFNPGSMLGVPGLFDAYRAGNVTICNAPGTGIADDKAIYAYVPDIIEFYTGQKPILNNVPTWNCSRPDDLAYVLDNLEDIVVKEVHGSGGYGMLIGPTASKREIAEFRKVLETNPSNYIAQPTLALSACPTHVASGVAPRHVDLRPYVLIGDQVRITPGGLTRVALKKGSLVVNSSQGGGTKDTWVLED; this is encoded by the coding sequence ATGGCGGACGAACGCACTTTCTTCAATGAAATGCTCGACGAGGCCAACAAGCCGCGCCAGCCATACGCCCGGCTCGCCAAATGGCTGGAAGACAAACCAGCCAACTTTCTGACCAAGAAGGGCCGCGACGCTGAAACCATTTTCCGCAGACTTGGCATCACCTTCGCGGTTTATGGAGCGGAAGAAGCTACCGAACGGCTGATCCCGTTTGATCCCATCCCGCGCATCATCTCGGCTCCGGAGTGGCGGCGCCTGTCTGCCGGCATCGACCAGCGTGTGCGGGCTCTGAACGCCTTCCTGCACGACATCTACCATCGCCAGGAAATCCTGCGCGCAGGCAGGATCCCGGCGGAGCTCGTGCTGCAGAACGAGGCATTCCTGCCTGAAATGGCCGGGTTCACCCCTGCCCGCAAGGTCTATGCCCACATCATCGGAACCGATCTGGTCCGCGTGTCGGAAAACGAATTCTACGTGCTGGAGGACAACACGCGCACGCCTTCAGGTGTCTCCTACATGATGGAGAACCGGGAGACGATGATGCGTCTCTTCCCCGAGCTTTTTCAGAGTCACCGGGTCGCCGCGGTGGAGCAATATCCCGAGAACCTCCTGCAGACGCTGGAAAGCGTTGCACCGGATCCCTCGAAGTCTTCGCAGACGATCGTTGTCCTGACCCCGGGCATCTATAACTCCGCCTATTTCGAACACGCTTTCCTGGCTGATTCCATGGGCGTGGAACTGGTGGAAGGCCGGGATCTGTTCGTGGATGCCGGACATGTCTACATGCGCACAACGCGCGAACCGAAGCAGGTCGACGTCATCTACCGGCGTATCGACGATGCCTTCCTCGATCCGCTGACCTTCAATCCGGGCAGCATGCTCGGAGTGCCGGGCCTCTTCGATGCCTATCGCGCCGGCAACGTCACCATCTGCAATGCGCCGGGAACGGGTATTGCCGACGATAAGGCGATCTATGCCTATGTCCCGGACATCATCGAGTTCTACACGGGCCAGAAACCGATCCTGAACAACGTTCCGACGTGGAACTGCTCACGGCCGGATGACCTCGCCTATGTTCTGGATAATCTTGAGGACATTGTCGTCAAGGAGGTCCACGGTTCGGGCGGCTACGGCATGCTGATCGGTCCGACCGCATCGAAGCGGGAAATCGCGGAATTCCGGAAAGTCCTGGAAACCAACCCTTCCAACTATATTGCCCAGCCGACCCTGGCGCTGTCGGCCTGCCCGACGCATGTCGCTTCGGGTGTCGCCCCGCGCCACGTCGATCTGCGCCCCTACGTGCTGATCGGTGATCAGGTCCGCATCACGCCAGGTGGCCTGACACGGGTTGCCCTCAAGAAAGGCTCGCTCGTCGTCAACTCCAGCCAGGGTGGCGGCACAAAAGACACCTGGGTACTTGAGGACTGA
- a CDS encoding transglutaminase family protein, whose protein sequence is MRLTVRHTTRYRYETPLANAMQQLRLTPEDGPSQRVVEWSIEAPGIERATTYKDAFGNQVHMVSRSEPIEDVEITASGIVETTDTNGILGHEPDAGIPPRIYTRVTPLTQSNQAIRRLAANAEGHDKIAGFHALMHAIRDKVDYKVGVTETHAPATAVLAAGEGVCQDHAHIFIAAARSIGVPARYVSGYLLLEDEQASEAHHAWAEVMINGLGWTGFDISNAMCPTDRYIRLTVGLDSRSAAPIRGIRFGGREENLHVEVDVAQAAFQQQQ, encoded by the coding sequence ATGCGACTGACTGTCAGACACACGACCCGATACCGTTACGAGACGCCACTCGCCAACGCCATGCAGCAGTTGCGCCTGACGCCCGAGGATGGCCCGAGCCAGAGAGTTGTCGAATGGTCAATCGAAGCACCGGGCATTGAACGGGCGACGACCTACAAGGACGCTTTCGGCAACCAGGTTCACATGGTGTCGCGCAGCGAGCCGATCGAGGACGTCGAGATCACCGCCAGCGGTATTGTCGAGACGACGGATACCAACGGAATTCTCGGCCACGAACCGGATGCCGGCATCCCACCGCGGATCTACACAAGGGTTACTCCGCTTACGCAATCCAACCAGGCGATCCGCAGATTGGCGGCCAACGCGGAGGGACATGACAAGATTGCCGGTTTCCATGCTCTGATGCATGCCATCCGCGACAAGGTCGACTACAAGGTGGGCGTCACCGAAACGCACGCTCCGGCCACTGCCGTGCTGGCCGCCGGAGAAGGCGTCTGCCAGGATCACGCGCATATTTTCATCGCGGCCGCACGTTCCATCGGCGTTCCGGCAAGGTACGTTTCTGGCTATCTGCTGCTGGAAGACGAACAGGCTTCGGAAGCCCATCATGCCTGGGCCGAAGTGATGATAAACGGTCTTGGCTGGACCGGATTCGACATATCCAACGCAATGTGTCCGACCGATCGCTATATCCGCTTGACGGTGGGCCTGGATTCCCGTTCAGCTGCCCCTATCAGGGGGATCCGTTTTGGCGGGCGTGAGGAAAACCTGCATGTTGAGGTCGATGTGGCCCAGGCCGCGTTCCAGCAACAGCAGTAA
- the mgtE gene encoding magnesium transporter, translating into MSNSSDVAELDPTAWTREPANEPLEINDAALRAVREMIKSGQRTQLVELLKRWDPVDVMQLLTRLRLKQARKLFQWLPANPSIKVIAELRPEFRSILMEESTLEQFRDILAGLDPEDAIEILNEFPDDVADELIARLPDVEDIATRGSYADDTAGRVMARKFVALPETCTAGEAVAQMRAEASRIRKVFTVYVTDADSKLTGTVEVGKLLLAPADAPLSSFMNRDVIAVSTDTDQEEVLRLARKRDMRTVPVVSGEGHLIGRITPKQLTRIASDEANEDMLLMSGVSSEARSDDTVLRIVRGRLPWLLAGLVGASVAATVVGSYEDQLAEAAILAAFIPVTMSMAGNAGLQASAVAVQGIATGALWSGDIFYRLLKELVAALFNGAIAGTILGCLVLVASLIVPLEDPLHLALATSLSLLCVTTLAAMVGATIPIILDKIGIDPAMAIGVFITSSNDVLGVLIFFLMATTFYLG; encoded by the coding sequence ATGAGCAATTCCAGCGACGTCGCCGAGCTTGATCCAACCGCATGGACCAGAGAGCCGGCTAACGAACCGCTGGAAATCAATGATGCTGCGCTCAGGGCCGTGCGCGAGATGATCAAGTCGGGTCAGCGCACGCAGCTGGTCGAACTGCTCAAGCGCTGGGACCCCGTCGACGTCATGCAATTGTTGACGCGGCTGCGCCTGAAACAAGCCCGCAAATTGTTCCAGTGGTTGCCGGCCAACCCGTCGATCAAGGTCATTGCCGAGCTTCGACCGGAATTCCGTTCGATTCTGATGGAAGAATCCACCCTTGAGCAGTTTCGGGATATTCTCGCCGGTCTCGATCCGGAAGACGCCATCGAAATTCTCAACGAGTTTCCGGACGATGTCGCGGACGAACTGATCGCGCGCTTGCCGGATGTGGAAGACATCGCAACGCGCGGTTCCTATGCCGACGACACGGCGGGCCGCGTGATGGCCCGCAAGTTCGTCGCCCTTCCCGAAACCTGCACCGCCGGCGAAGCTGTCGCGCAGATGCGCGCGGAAGCCAGCCGCATTCGCAAGGTCTTTACCGTTTATGTGACCGATGCCGACAGCAAGCTGACCGGAACGGTGGAAGTCGGCAAGCTTCTGCTCGCGCCGGCGGACGCCCCCTTGTCCAGCTTCATGAACCGCGACGTCATTGCCGTGTCCACGGACACTGACCAGGAAGAAGTGCTGCGGCTCGCCCGAAAACGCGACATGCGCACCGTGCCGGTCGTCAGCGGAGAAGGCCACCTGATCGGCAGGATCACGCCCAAGCAGTTGACACGCATCGCCTCGGACGAAGCCAACGAAGACATGCTGCTGATGAGCGGCGTTTCCTCAGAAGCCCGGTCGGATGACACGGTGCTGCGTATAGTACGCGGCCGCCTGCCCTGGCTGCTCGCCGGTCTGGTGGGGGCCAGCGTTGCTGCAACGGTGGTCGGTTCCTATGAAGACCAGTTGGCGGAAGCCGCCATCCTGGCCGCTTTCATTCCCGTCACCATGTCGATGGCCGGAAACGCGGGCCTGCAGGCCTCCGCTGTGGCGGTACAAGGCATTGCGACCGGAGCCTTGTGGTCCGGCGATATCTTCTACCGCCTGCTGAAGGAACTGGTGGCGGCGCTCTTCAATGGCGCTATCGCCGGCACGATCCTGGGCTGTCTCGTGCTCGTGGCTTCGCTGATCGTGCCGCTGGAAGACCCGCTGCACCTTGCCCTGGCCACATCGCTGTCACTGCTGTGCGTCACCACGCTCGCGGCCATGGTCGGCGCTACCATACCAATCATTCTGGACAAGATCGGCATCGACCCGGCCATGGCCATCGGTGTCTTCATCACCTCGTCCAACGACGTCCTCGGCGTGCTCATTTTCTTTCTGATGGCAACGACGTTCTACTTGGGGTGA
- a CDS encoding acetyl-CoA carboxylase biotin carboxylase subunit, protein MFSKILVANRGEIACRVIKTARRMGIKTVAVYSDADRDALHVEMADEAVHIGPAAASESYLIADKIIAACKETGAEAVHPGYGFLSERASFPEALAKEGIVWIGPNPRAIMAMGDKIESKKFANEAKVSTVPGYLGVIESPEQAVEIAADIGYPVMIKASAGGGGKGMRIAWNADEVRDGYTRSKSEAASSFGDDRVFIEKFIENPRHIEIQVLGDKHGNAIYLGERECSIQRRNQKVIEEAPSPLLDEETRRKMGEQAVALAKAVDYDSAGTVEFVAGQDKSFFFLEMNTRLQVEHPVTELITGIDLVEQMIRVAAGEKLDLAQEDVKLNGWAVESRIYAEDPYRNFLPSIGRLVRYRPPAEEASNGITVRNDTGVVEGSEISMFYDPMIAKLITHAPTRAEAIDAMSSALDAFYVDGIQHNVPFLTALMNHPRWRSGELATSFIADEYPDGFEPAVPDDEAYAVLAAVALSMGALQRERLDHLPGRLRAHSGAIREDWVIKLDKTYVPIRLAAGYPGTPVEIDVAIGDGPVVNVEADWAPGDPLWSGKVGTKDVTVQVRTLRGGYRLDWQGYSVVAKVMTPRIAELDALMPEKLPPDTSKMLLCPMPGLVVSIAVAEGQEVKAGEQLAVVEAMKMENVLRAERDCVVSAIKATPGDSLAVDAVIMEFS, encoded by the coding sequence ATGTTCTCCAAAATACTAGTCGCCAACCGTGGTGAGATTGCCTGTCGCGTCATCAAGACGGCCCGCCGTATGGGCATAAAGACAGTTGCGGTCTATTCCGATGCCGATCGCGATGCCCTTCATGTGGAAATGGCAGACGAAGCGGTTCACATCGGTCCCGCGGCAGCGTCGGAATCCTATCTGATCGCCGACAAGATCATCGCGGCCTGCAAGGAGACCGGGGCTGAAGCCGTGCATCCGGGCTATGGCTTCCTGTCCGAACGCGCCAGCTTTCCCGAAGCGCTGGCGAAGGAAGGCATTGTCTGGATCGGCCCGAACCCGCGCGCCATCATGGCCATGGGCGACAAGATCGAATCCAAGAAATTCGCCAATGAGGCCAAGGTCAGCACGGTGCCGGGTTATCTTGGCGTCATAGAAAGTCCGGAGCAGGCCGTCGAAATTGCAGCGGACATTGGCTACCCGGTCATGATCAAGGCGTCCGCGGGTGGTGGCGGCAAGGGCATGCGCATCGCCTGGAATGCGGATGAGGTGCGGGATGGCTACACCCGCTCGAAATCCGAGGCGGCGTCTTCCTTCGGCGACGATCGGGTTTTCATCGAGAAATTCATCGAAAACCCGCGCCATATTGAAATCCAGGTCCTGGGCGACAAGCACGGCAATGCGATTTACCTGGGCGAGCGTGAATGCTCGATCCAGCGGCGCAACCAGAAGGTCATCGAAGAGGCGCCGTCGCCTCTGCTCGATGAGGAAACGCGCCGCAAGATGGGTGAGCAGGCCGTCGCGCTTGCGAAGGCCGTCGACTACGACAGCGCCGGCACGGTCGAGTTCGTCGCCGGGCAGGACAAGAGCTTCTTCTTCCTGGAAATGAACACGCGCCTGCAGGTGGAGCACCCGGTGACCGAACTGATCACCGGCATCGATCTGGTTGAGCAGATGATCCGCGTTGCCGCCGGCGAGAAACTGGACCTTGCCCAGGAAGACGTCAAGCTGAACGGCTGGGCGGTCGAAAGCCGTATTTATGCGGAAGATCCCTACCGCAATTTCCTGCCGTCCATTGGCCGGCTTGTGCGTTACCGGCCGCCGGCGGAAGAAGCCAGCAACGGGATTACTGTCCGCAACGATACCGGCGTTGTCGAGGGTTCGGAAATTTCGATGTTCTACGACCCGATGATCGCAAAGCTGATCACCCATGCGCCGACACGGGCGGAGGCGATCGATGCGATGAGTTCAGCTCTGGATGCGTTTTACGTCGACGGTATTCAGCACAATGTGCCGTTTCTGACTGCGCTGATGAACCATCCGCGCTGGCGGTCGGGCGAGTTGGCTACCAGTTTCATCGCAGACGAATATCCGGACGGCTTCGAGCCGGCGGTTCCCGATGACGAGGCCTATGCGGTTCTTGCAGCCGTTGCCCTGTCCATGGGGGCGTTGCAACGCGAGCGTCTGGACCACCTGCCCGGGCGGTTGCGGGCCCATTCCGGTGCCATCCGCGAAGATTGGGTGATCAAGCTCGACAAGACCTATGTTCCGATCCGGCTTGCTGCCGGGTATCCGGGGACGCCCGTCGAAATTGATGTCGCGATCGGCGATGGCCCCGTTGTCAATGTGGAAGCTGACTGGGCGCCAGGTGATCCGCTCTGGTCCGGAAAAGTCGGCACGAAGGATGTGACTGTACAGGTCCGGACCCTGCGCGGTGGCTACCGCCTCGACTGGCAGGGCTATTCCGTAGTCGCGAAAGTGATGACACCGCGGATTGCCGAGCTGGATGCCCTGATGCCGGAGAAGCTGCCGCCGGACACGTCGAAGATGCTGCTGTGCCCGATGCCTGGTCTGGTGGTGTCCATCGCGGTGGCCGAAGGACAGGAAGTCAAGGCAGGTGAGCAGCTTGCCGTCGTTGAGGCCATGAAGATGGAAAACGTGCTGAGAGCGGAGCGCGACTGTGTCGTGAGTGCCATCAAGGCAACTCCCGGCGACAGCCTTGCCGTTGACGCCGTGATCATGGAGTTTTCCTGA
- a CDS encoding proteasome-type protease, with product MTYCVGLKLDRGLVFAADTRTNAGVDNIATFKKLHVWEEPGERVITLLSAGNLAVTQAVVSLLSEHITSAESDRATLMTAKTMFQVARLVGSAVREVKAIDGEALATSAENFFVTFILGGQIKGEEPRMFQIYAAGNFIEVCEDTPYLQIGEHKYGKPILDRVTRADMRLGEAAKLVLLSFDSTLRSNLSVGMPIDMLLYNTDSFSTDRQVRIQQDDPYFQKLSRGWSDKLRQAFADIEEFEV from the coding sequence ATGACCTATTGCGTTGGCTTGAAACTGGATCGCGGGCTGGTGTTCGCCGCGGACACACGCACCAACGCCGGTGTCGACAACATTGCCACCTTCAAGAAACTCCACGTATGGGAGGAGCCAGGCGAGCGGGTGATCACCCTGCTCTCTGCCGGCAACCTTGCCGTCACCCAGGCCGTCGTATCGCTTTTGAGTGAGCACATCACGTCCGCGGAAAGCGACCGGGCGACGCTGATGACCGCAAAAACCATGTTCCAGGTTGCCCGCCTCGTCGGCAGTGCGGTTCGTGAGGTCAAGGCGATCGACGGCGAAGCCCTTGCAACAAGTGCGGAAAACTTCTTCGTCACCTTCATTCTGGGCGGCCAGATCAAGGGTGAGGAACCGCGCATGTTCCAGATCTATGCGGCCGGCAACTTCATCGAGGTCTGTGAAGACACGCCCTATCTGCAGATCGGCGAGCACAAATACGGCAAGCCGATCCTGGACCGGGTCACGCGTGCGGACATGCGCCTCGGTGAAGCGGCCAAGCTGGTGCTGCTGTCCTTTGACAGCACGCTGAGGTCGAACCTGTCTGTCGGCATGCCCATCGACATGTTGCTCTACAACACCGACAGCTTTTCCACCGACCGCCAGGTGCGCATTCAGCAGGACGACCCGTATTTCCAGAAACTGTCCCGGGGCTGGTCAGACAAGCTGCGGCAGGCCTTTGCCGATATTGAGGAATTTGAGGTCTGA
- a CDS encoding acyl-CoA carboxylase subunit beta — protein sequence MKEVLAELEQRRETARLGGGQRRINAQHAKGKLTARERIEILLDEGSFEEFDMFKQHRCTDFGMEEQHIPGDGVITGWGTVNGRTVYVFSKDFTVFGGSLSETHAEKITKLQDMALQNRAPIIGLFDAGGARIQEGVAALGGYGEVFQRNVLASGVIPQISLIMGPCAGGDVYSPAMTDFIFMVRDTSYMFVTGPDVVKTVTNETVTAEELGGASIHTTKSSIADGAFDNDVEALQEMRRLIDYLPMNNRADLPELTNYDDPERIDTSLDTLIPDNPNKPYDMKELVLKTVDEGDFFEIQGSFAGNIITGFGRIEGRTVGIVANQPMVLAGVLDSDASRKAARFVRFCDCFSIPIVTFVDVPGFLPGTSQEYGGLIKHGAKLLFAYAEATVPKITVITRKAYGGAYDVMSSKHIRGDINYAWPSAEIAVMGAKGAVEILYRSELGDKEKIAKRTKDYEDRFANPFVAAERGYIDDVIRPHSTRRRVSKALALLRSKQADMPWKKHDNIPL from the coding sequence ATGAAAGAAGTTCTGGCCGAATTGGAACAACGCCGCGAAACCGCGCGGCTGGGCGGCGGGCAACGCCGCATCAATGCGCAGCATGCCAAGGGCAAACTGACTGCGCGTGAACGTATTGAAATTCTTCTGGACGAAGGGTCCTTCGAAGAATTCGACATGTTCAAACAGCACCGCTGTACCGATTTCGGCATGGAAGAGCAGCATATCCCCGGCGACGGCGTGATCACCGGCTGGGGAACGGTCAACGGTCGGACCGTTTACGTGTTCTCCAAGGATTTCACGGTCTTCGGCGGGTCTCTTTCCGAAACGCATGCGGAAAAGATCACCAAGCTTCAGGACATGGCCCTGCAGAACCGGGCACCGATCATCGGTCTGTTCGACGCAGGTGGCGCCCGCATTCAGGAAGGTGTCGCGGCCCTTGGCGGTTACGGCGAAGTGTTCCAGCGCAACGTTCTGGCATCCGGTGTCATTCCGCAGATTTCGCTCATCATGGGTCCTTGTGCCGGCGGCGACGTCTATTCCCCTGCCATGACGGACTTCATCTTCATGGTGCGTGACACGTCGTACATGTTCGTCACCGGACCGGACGTGGTGAAGACCGTGACGAACGAGACGGTGACGGCCGAGGAACTGGGCGGCGCGTCGATCCACACCACCAAGTCTTCGATTGCGGACGGTGCCTTCGATAACGACGTCGAAGCCCTGCAGGAAATGCGCCGGCTGATCGACTATCTGCCGATGAACAATCGTGCGGACCTGCCGGAGTTGACGAACTACGACGACCCGGAGCGGATCGACACCAGCCTCGACACGCTCATTCCGGACAACCCGAACAAGCCCTACGACATGAAGGAACTTGTTCTGAAGACAGTCGACGAGGGAGACTTCTTCGAAATTCAGGGCAGTTTCGCGGGCAACATCATTACCGGTTTCGGACGGATCGAGGGTCGCACTGTCGGCATCGTTGCCAACCAGCCGATGGTTCTGGCCGGCGTGCTGGATTCCGACGCCAGCCGCAAGGCAGCAAGGTTTGTCCGCTTCTGTGACTGTTTCAGCATTCCGATCGTGACCTTCGTTGATGTTCCAGGCTTCCTGCCCGGCACGTCGCAGGAATATGGCGGCCTGATCAAACACGGCGCCAAGCTGCTGTTTGCCTACGCGGAAGCTACGGTGCCGAAGATCACCGTCATCACCCGCAAGGCCTACGGCGGTGCTTATGACGTGATGAGCTCCAAGCACATCCGCGGCGACATCAACTACGCCTGGCCGTCTGCTGAAATCGCGGTGATGGGCGCAAAAGGGGCGGTCGAAATCCTCTACAGATCCGAACTCGGCGACAAGGAGAAGATCGCCAAGCGGACGAAGGATTACGAAGACCGTTTCGCCAATCCGTTCGTCGCTGCGGAGCGCGGCTACATAGACGATGTCATTCGTCCGCATTCCACCCGCCGGCGTGTGTCCAAGGCTCTGGCCCTGCTCAGGTCCAAGCAGGCGGATATGCCGTGGAAAAAGCACGACAATATTCCGCTCTAG